The Neodiprion virginianus isolate iyNeoVirg1 chromosome 5, iyNeoVirg1.1, whole genome shotgun sequence genome contains a region encoding:
- the LOC124305471 gene encoding UDP-glucuronosyltransferase 1A9, whose product MKLTSLYGAWFSLAFVNLISASSLFTPPKSAVVLAFEYEHELSLLANTLSDEDINTVLIIPSTSRDLLYDNLIDVEVVEVKVDAALASTKESRALKACESLLSDETIQNLIQEFSPTYVISPGLRHDACVLPWVRKFASIPVIWTQGSEAESYVFHQSGIALPILTGGFWNRLSSLLSIRSIVKNANSNYVAPALELIEKYLPAETDTIENLYRDVDLIFWGADTILRSDVSFVSQMLVEIGCHHCRGAHPVPPELQKELIERRSGTIATLLDKDYKNLIEEIARGLPQGRQGQAVVWKIKDVDYLKEEKPDNLFVNKEVIRQDIIGYPRTRVLLSHCEDTELLEAGFHGTPVICLPRDADETRNARRAIELGFSIETGGVHTSSNILSLIKTVHETAGFRENARKVSVAIRERPNPAVDRITYWLGYVARNKEEKKHLSVRENRGLSYKSIYSTDISLAVGFIVGLISGAVLPAAYILAGRILAAGGHSYGKQPTKPKRKYKT is encoded by the exons ATGAAGCTGACTAGTTTATACGGTGCGTGGTTCTCATTAGCTTTTGTAAATCTGATAAGTGCGTCGAGTTTGTTTACGCCGCCAAAGTCTGCAGTGGTTTTGGCTTTCGAATACGAACACGAATTGTCCTTACTCGCAAACACTCTGTCCGACGAGGATATAAACACGGTGTTGATAATACCCTCGACCTCGCGGGATCTGCTGTACGATAATTTGATCGACGTCGAAGTTGTCGAGGTGAAAGTCGACGCGGCTTTGGCAAGTACGAAGGAATCGCGGGCACTGAAAGCCTGCGAAAGTCTCCTGAGCGATGAAacgattcaaaatttgattcagGAATTTTCACCGACTTACGTTATTTCGCCTGGTTTGAG ACACGACGCCTGCGTCCTACCGTGGGTACGAAAATTCGCTTCAATTCCAGTGATTTGGACCCAAGGCTCGGAGGCTGAATCGTACGTGTTTCACCAGTCGGGAATCGCCTTGCCGATATTAACCGGTGGATTTTGGAACCGTTTATCGTCTCTTCTGAGTATCAGATCGATCGTGAAAAATGCAAATAGCAATTACGTCGCTCCCGCGTTGGAATTGATCGAAAAGTATTTACCAGCCGAAACCGACACCATAGAGAATCTTTACCGCGATGTCGATCTAATTTTTTGGGGCGCCGATACGATTCTCAGATCCGACGTGTCTTTCGTTTCTCAGATGCTGGTCGAG ATCGGGTGTCATCATTGTCGCGGAGCACATCCGGTTCCACCGGAACTACAGAAAGAACTGATAGAACGCCGATCAGGAACGATCGCGACGCTGCTGGACAAAGATTACAAAAATCTGATCGAAGAAATCGCCAGGGGTTTACCGCAGGGTCGTCAGGGACAAGCGGTAGTCTGGAAAATTAAAGATGTCGATTATTTGAAGGAAGAAAAGCCGGATAATTTGTTTGTGAATAAAGAAGTTATCCGTCAAGATATCATTG GATATCCGCGCACCCGAGTCTTGCTGAGTCACTGCGAAGACACTGAGTTATTGGAGGCTGGTTTCCACGGTACTCCGGTAATATGCCTGCCAAGAGACGCCGACGAGACGCGAAACGCCAGGAGAGCAATAGAGCTCGGTTTTTCCATTGAAACCGGCGGCGTTCACACCTCTTCGAACATTTTATCGCTGATTAAAACCGTTCACGAGACAGCCGGTTTTAGGGAAAATGCGAGAAAAGTATCTGTGGCGATAAGAGAACGGCCGAATCCAGCGGTGGACAGAATAACGTACTGGCTGGGATACGTCGCGAGGaataaagaagagaagaagcaTTTGTCCGTTCGCGAAAATCGCGGCCTCAGTTACAAAAGCATATACAGCACCGACATATCGTTGGCCGTTGGCTTCATCGTCGGTTTAATATCCGGTGCAGTTTTACCCGCCGCCTATATTTTGGCCGGTCGCATTTTAGCCGCTGGTGGTCATAGTTATGGTAAACAGCCTACTAAGCCCAAGCGAAAATATAAAACGTAG
- the LOC124305469 gene encoding nuclear pore glycoprotein p62: MNYTFGAQNPNTQAGFTPGTTAPPVTGGAQPVTFGTSAVGAGDANKQGTLGLAQPGGHPLSKSIGQAFSTSFGTATFGASPATAPAFGTPSSGTTGFARSGSGLMGLATPQQQAITASSLPAANTAAPAGALTYGTPISAATTTNASVGFRTTTLPNTSSGLGTLAMPSSTPGLSFGAKPMTTSALTFNLASTAATSGQPPASNISFGVPKTVATTTIARPAGQSFTVPAASTPASGFTTGVGTTPAATSATGFSLFNTPQIAPSTAVAPTATATPTASAASGFNLPGSQTQAAKTTGTSLGLGSMATIAPATAATGFSTGTPASSGIFTLGSMPSVTAAASFNSGGTTTVASTPGFTLAKSTDPAASTAAPTSAPQTSLETTTNVTASTAATSQPGGLNFCQLEESINKWTLELEEQEKAFVNQATQVNAWDRLLIANGEKIVTLNQEVERVKLEQEQLEHELDYVVGQQRELQDCLVPLEKELATVSASDPEREYTYRLAENLDTQLKQMSEDLKEIIEHLNEANRSQDSSDPIVQIGKILNAHMNSLQWLDQRTSVLQTKIQQIDQMHQNFRQEHERSFNLAYN; this comes from the exons atgaattatacatTTGGCGCTCAGAATCCGAATACCCAGGCTGGGTTCACCCCAGGAACTACTGCCCCGCCTGTCACAGGAG GAGCACAACCAGTCACCTTTGGAACATCAGCAGTAGGCGCCGGCGATGCCAACAAGCAGGGGACACTGGGTCTGGCTCAGCCAGGAGGACACCCGTTGTCGAAATCTATTGGCCAGGCATTTAGTACGAGTTTTGGAACAGCAACATTTGGAGCCTCTCCTGCGACAGCTCCAGCATTCGGTACACCGTCCTCTGGAACAACTGGGTTTGCAAGATCAGGGTCAGGATTAATGGGCCTTGCAACTCCGCAGCAGCAAGCAATAACGGCCAGCAGTCTCCCTGCAGCAAACACAGCGGCTCCAGCTGGAGCTCTGACCTATGGAACACCGATCAGTGCAGCAACAACGACTAATGCATCAGTAGGTTTCCGTACTACGACTCTTCCGAATACAAGCTCAGGTCTTGGCACCCTAGCGATGCCTTCGTCTACGCCTGGTTTAAGCTTTGGTGCAAAACCTATGACGACCTCTGCTCTTACTTTCAACTTGGCATCGACTGCTGCCACATCTGGCCAACCACCAGCCAGCAACATAAGCTTTGGTGTTCCAAAAACAGTCGCTACTACCACCATTGCTCGCCCGGCAGGTCAGAGCTTCACAGTACCTGCTGCGTCTACACCAGCATCAGGATTCACAACCGGAGTTGGCACTACTCCAGCTGCGACAAGCGCTACAGGCTTCAGTCTCTTTAACACTCCACAAATTGCCCCAAGTACCGCAGTGGCTCCCACTGCTACCGCTACGCCAACCGCAAGCGCTGCCAGTGGATTTAATCTACCTGGCTCGCAGACGCAAGCAGCTAAAACAACTGGAACTAGCCTTGGCCTCGGTAGTATGGCAACTATTGCACCTGCTACGGCTGCAACTGGATTTTCCACAGGAACTCCAGCTTCCTCGGGTATCTTCACGCTCGGTAGTATGCCCTCTGTTACGGCTGCAGCCAGTTTCAATTCGGGTGGTACAACAACGGTTGCGAGCACTCCAGGATTCACTCTAGCAAAGAGTACAGATCCTGCCGCTTCGACTGCGGCACCTACCAGCGCACCACAAACATCTTTGGAGACCACGACCAA TGTTACAGCCTCGACGGCTGCAACAAGTCAACCAGGTGGATTAAATTTCTGTCAATTGGAAGAATCGATAAATAAATGGACACTGGAACTAGAGGAGCAGGAAAAAGCGTTTGTAAATCAGGCAACGCAAGTCAATGCCTGGGACAGACTTCTCATTGctaatggagaaaaaattgttacccTAAATCAAGAAGTTGAAAGGGTTAAACTAGAACAGGAACAATTAGAGCACGAGCTGGATTATGTG GTTGGTCAACAAAGAGAATTACAGGACTGTCTCGTTCCACTGGAAAAAGAATTGGCAACAGTATCCGCCTCAGATCCGGAGAGAGAATACACTTATCGTCTTGCAGAAAATTTGGATACCCAATTGAAGCAGATGTCCGAAgatttaaaagaaataattgagCACCTTAACGAAGCGAATAGATCTCAAGATTCAAGTGACCCGATTGTCCAGATTGGTAAAATACTGAATGCACATATGAACAGTTTGCAATGGCTCGATCAACGTACGTCAGTTTTGCAAACAAAGATACAGCAGATTGATCAAATGCATCAAAACTTTAGACAGGAACATGAGCGAAGCTTCAATTTGGCTTACAATTAA
- the LOC124305475 gene encoding checkpoint protein HUS1 → MKFRCRMIDSAAMRDFTNVANTVSRLAKACVIRLTKDEVCFHVGDDYSPIAWAVLYQNKFFSEYTMIGVCEEQNEIYLEFSPAMLAKSLSSLKMTAKSVKIKLTNREQPCLTIDIELPSISNELRQCVHDVPVKVIPRKEWGEYQAPIIPSFDVSIEMPDMKHLRNVVDQMGKMSPQLVVTAKKTGKLILKVETSFATVATHFQDLKVGGDDRDSGVSDEEEEEVSATIDIRKFGMFLTWDIIKAESVICNVVADRMINMHMNIDGHLEIHYFIPAISIL, encoded by the exons ATGAAATTCAGATGCAGAATGATCGACTCCGCAGCGATGCGCGACTTCACTA ATGTGGCAAACACGGTATCCCGCCTGGCAAAGGCTTGCGTGATACGGCTTACAAAGGACGAGGTGTGCTTTCACGTCGGCGACGACTATTCGCCGATAGCGTGGGCTGTTTTGTACCAAAACAAATTCTTCAGCGAATACACCATGATAGGTGTGTGCGAGGAACAGAATGAGATATACCTCGAATTCTCACCTGCCATGCTCGCAAAGAGCCTAAGCTCCCTCAAAATGACCGCCAAGAGCGTCAAGATCAAACTTACCAACAGAGAACAGCCATGTCTCACTATCGATATTGAATTACCTTCGATAAGCAACGAGCTTAGACAGTGCGTTCATGATGTACCTGTTAAAGTAATTCCTCGAAAAGAATGGGGGGAATATCAGGCTCCGATTATACCGTCGTTCGAT GTTTCCATAGAGATGCCAGACATGAAACACTTGCGAAATGTTGTCGATCAGATGGGAAAAATGAGTCCACAACTTGTCGTAACTGCTAAGAAAACAGGGAAATTAATACTGAAGGTGGAAACCAGTTTTGCTACCGTAGCGACGCACTTTCAAGACTTGAAGGTTGGAGGAGACGATCGAGACTCAGGAGTATCGGatgaagaagaggaagaagttTCGGCCACCATAGATATTAGGAAATTTGGAATGTTTCTAACATGGGATATAATAAAAGCCGAAAGCGTAATTTGCAACGTAGTGGCTGACAGAATGATTAACATGCATATGAACATTGATGGACATTTAGAAATACACTATTTCATACCAGCCATTTCAATTCTGTAG